The proteins below come from a single Chryseobacterium nepalense genomic window:
- the pruA gene encoding L-glutamate gamma-semialdehyde dehydrogenase gives MSKAISQVPFAVNEPVNSYAPGTPEVKSLIAQYKKMWAEKIEIPMIINGKEVKTDDKVQLQSPQDHAHDFGFYHRGTMQHVDDAINAALAAKKQWNELGWEHRAAIFLKAADLLAGPYRDVINAATMIGQSKNVHQAEIDAACEFIDFLRFNVEFMTEMYSEQPVSDAGIWNRVEYRPLEGFCFAVTPFNFTAISGNLPTCMAMLGNVVVWKPSDKQIYSAKVIMDVLTEAGLPAGVINMIFTDGKETAEKVLAHRDFAGLHFTGSTKVFQGMWKMIGDNIHNYRTYPRIVGETGGKDFVIAHPSANVEAVATALVRGAFEYQGQKCSAASRAYIPQSLWADVKKVMENQINSIKIGSPEDPSNFVNAVIDKNSFEKCKGYIDRANSSNEANVVIGGTCDDAKGWFVHPTVIETTNPQYESMVEEIFGPILSVFVYEDAKWAETLELVDSSSPYSLTGSVFAQDRYAINEAFKALENASGNFYINDKPTGAVVGQQPFGGGRASGTNDKAGSKMNLLRWTSVRSVKETFVSPKDYKYPYLG, from the coding sequence GAAGTAAAAACCGACGATAAGGTTCAGCTTCAGTCACCTCAGGATCATGCCCATGACTTTGGATTTTATCACAGAGGAACCATGCAGCATGTTGACGATGCAATTAATGCAGCACTGGCTGCAAAAAAGCAATGGAACGAACTGGGCTGGGAACATCGTGCAGCAATTTTCTTAAAAGCTGCTGATCTTTTAGCAGGACCTTACAGAGACGTTATCAACGCTGCAACCATGATCGGGCAGTCTAAGAATGTTCACCAGGCTGAAATTGATGCTGCTTGCGAATTTATCGACTTTTTAAGATTTAACGTAGAGTTCATGACAGAAATGTATTCTGAACAGCCGGTTTCCGATGCAGGAATCTGGAACAGAGTAGAATACAGACCATTAGAAGGATTTTGTTTTGCGGTAACTCCTTTTAACTTTACAGCTATTTCAGGAAATTTACCAACGTGTATGGCAATGCTTGGAAACGTAGTGGTTTGGAAACCGTCTGATAAACAGATCTATTCTGCAAAAGTAATCATGGATGTTTTAACTGAAGCAGGCCTTCCTGCCGGAGTAATTAACATGATTTTCACAGACGGAAAAGAAACCGCAGAAAAAGTATTGGCGCACAGAGATTTTGCAGGACTTCACTTTACAGGTTCTACCAAAGTTTTCCAGGGAATGTGGAAAATGATAGGGGATAATATTCACAATTACAGAACATACCCGAGAATCGTAGGGGAAACAGGAGGAAAAGACTTTGTCATTGCGCATCCTTCAGCTAATGTTGAAGCTGTGGCAACGGCTTTGGTGAGAGGAGCTTTCGAATATCAGGGACAAAAATGTTCCGCAGCATCCAGGGCGTATATTCCTCAGTCACTTTGGGCTGATGTGAAAAAAGTAATGGAAAATCAAATCAATTCTATTAAAATTGGTTCTCCTGAAGATCCTTCCAACTTTGTAAATGCGGTAATTGATAAAAATTCTTTTGAAAAATGTAAAGGATATATTGACAGAGCCAATTCTTCAAACGAAGCAAACGTAGTGATCGGAGGAACATGTGATGATGCTAAAGGATGGTTTGTACATCCCACAGTGATCGAAACGACAAACCCTCAATACGAAAGTATGGTGGAAGAAATCTTCGGACCTATCTTATCCGTGTTTGTTTATGAAGATGCCAAATGGGCTGAAACACTGGAACTTGTTGACTCCTCATCTCCTTATTCATTAACCGGTTCTGTTTTTGCACAAGACAGATATGCGATTAATGAAGCATTTAAAGCATTGGAAAATGCTTCCGGAAACTTCTATATCAACGACAAACCAACCGGTGCTGTTGTTGGCCAGCAGCCTTTTGGTGGCGGCAGAGCTTCCGGAACAAATGATAAAGCAGGTTCGAAAATGAACTTATTGAGATGGACATCCGTAAGATCAGTAAAAGAAACCTTCGTTTCTCCAAAAGATTACAAATATCCGTATTTAGGATAA
- a CDS encoding cytochrome C551, with protein sequence MKKLMLIAALGVIAVSCGTKESSMSNSSTDSTAVDNTTQSMTPATTDTMSTTTTTPDSSAMKMDSATTVK encoded by the coding sequence ATGAAAAAATTAATGTTAATCGCAGCACTAGGAGTAATAGCAGTAAGTTGCGGAACAAAGGAATCTTCAATGTCAAACAGCAGTACCGATTCAACAGCAGTAGACAATACCACACAGAGTATGACTCCTGCTACAACGGATACGATGTCTACTACGACAACCACTCCTGACAGCTCAGCAATGAAAATGGATTCAGCAACTACTGTTAAATAA